The sequence below is a genomic window from Wyeomyia smithii strain HCP4-BCI-WySm-NY-G18 chromosome 1, ASM2978416v1, whole genome shotgun sequence.
acacgttcttttttgtcccttaattgcaatacctctcaatgtggtgttacctttcttgttcgtttggctcaccgcatatctctccctctgagtacctctagtttcaccatactcatcgctacacgaaagctttctgagaaaaaatcatcttgatggtctaccagccaggggggatctatctgtcaaacatcgtgtaaccaacatattcggcaacatggtgtttgttttggtttttgttctttttggttatgaaattgatcgatgtgaaatattatagattttttgtcaaaactcgagaaaccgcggaaaacttttatgaatgtgttgtgtagtgattttttcctcattatcgttcatagttacaaacgtcacggaccaacaaacgtcatggaccagagctgatctgcgataacgcacacatatatgaaatttgacagcagtgaatcccctctgttaccagcgccgcgtacggtcggtgttgacaacaagaggtaaacaatgttcaaaaatttaaataatagttttttaattatgttattatgaagtatgcctacaaaaactaaattttcgtgaaccacaaattaagagctttcgattgatgtatatatcatcgttgtccgattcatttgaagcgaaatcattttcaaagatggcttgactcagttttctgaaaatttctcagaaattactcaaccacaaattaccacaaattggatttcgaaaccacaaattaaccactaaatattggtgctaaaagaattaaaaaaaaaaatactttgtcaagccatcttgaaatgagccaaTTTAGTCTCTGGTTAACAGAAGTGCACCTTCTGTCCAGCAATGCTAAATCAGTGCCAGCACTTGTTGTAAGCTGTTTCAGTTCCATTATGCGCCAAAGCCATTCAATGAAAAACTTGGATAAAGTTATTTATGTTTCTCCGGCAAAAATTGATGAATGATTATTTCccaaaaattaaataataatcaAGCTcggtaaatttgtttgctcaaATTTGTGTAAATTTCTCATCATCGTGGAAATTGACGATCATTTCGTAAATTCCTATTACCCATTGAATTTTTGTGAACCGTGGTAGAAAAGAAACTTTCTCAATTCCCAAACGAAGTTTTTCGTTTTTCGCTATCGTTTTCGGCACAGTCCAATTACAGGGGGTCGTTTTTTTGGTAGACAGCTCGTAAACTTGGGCTTAATGGCAGGTGCAGTCCGGAATGGTGTTGATTATTCAGGGGTAAATAGGGTACCTCTGACGTTTATCGCGGCGCGGGTGGCTCCGCGCAAACCAGTGCTCATTTTTCTAATACTTGAGATGGTCTTTCAGTTATTAAGATATGAggaaattttatgaattttattttattccttAATTATTACCGTAGTCTAAGGAAGTTGCTGCACACCATTCACAATCTGAATTCTGGTCAAATTTCTATTCCTATTCCACCGTGAATTTATCGTTAAGTGTATTAAAAACCTATTATCGGAAGACTAAAATATTCCATACGATTTCAAATTAATTCTATGCATTTTTCTATGCCACTTAAGTCAAGCAATAATAGGTTTGGCAGTGTGTGATGAAGTTTAATTATGAGTACACTTTGTGTTGCCCTATTGAAAAGCCGATTTTTCCCTTAAAACTTGCTTCAGATTGATCTTTTTTGTTGTCGATAAATAAATCCACATTCCATTGGAGTCACAAAATTCGATTAAGAAATAGCTTTTTGTTGTATCTGCCGAACAGCATTTCACGCGTGAACTTTCCTATCCGCATGTAGAACCCATTTTCTGACCCTCTAGATCTTTCCCATGGCTTTTCGTATGTTTATCCAAGCCCTGCTGATGTAGAAAAGATTTGCCACACACAGTGCATTTGTGTGGACGTTCCCCGCTGTGGGTCCGGGTGTGGGCAAGCAATGCGCATTTGGTAATATACCCCTTGCCACAGATGCTGCACTTGCGCGGCCGATCGCTCGAGTGCAAATGCGTCGCTCGGTGCCTTCGCATATGCATAGACTTCTTACCGCAAATGTCACAACTGGGAAGAGGTTCTCCTGTGTGTCGCCTCTGGTGTGCCTTTAAGTACTGGCCTGCGGTGTAGCTCTTACCGCAGATGTCGCACTTGAAAGGCTCTTCGCCCAAATGAATCTTTGTGTGCATTTCTAAGCCTTTCCTGAATCCATACACTCTCCCGCAAATGTCGCATTCGAACTTGCGAGGTTGCTTGCCAGAGTgtgtcatctcgtgccggtcaAGTTGATACTGGTAGGCAAATGCTTTCTCGCACTCGTTGCACTTGAACTGCCTCTCGCCGGTATGCACCAGCAGATGCCGTTTCACGAGGTATTTTGTCGCGAACGTTTTGCTGCAGATCTCGCACTCGTACGATCTGGGAACAGATAATCGTGACCGAAAATTAgcagtttgagttttttgtgaCTTTACCTTTCTGTTCCAGGGATTCTACGATGTTCTCTCATATGAATCTGCCGGTTTACTATTGATTT
It includes:
- the LOC129718792 gene encoding zinc finger protein 239-like, encoding MSSVCEIDVKDSFLESSIKVEDARLSKPTRSKIASKRSPLSCEICGKTFAQTLLFTSHVRVHSGVSPFECDACGSSYSSSHQLEKHLESGTHARARPFKCELCDQQYTTRKYYLSHMHKHSGNHVVKCDVCGKDCKSIVNRQIHMREHRRIPGTERSYECEICSKTFATKYLVKRHLLVHTGERQFKCNECEKAFAYQYQLDRHEMTHSGKQPRKFECDICGRVYGFRKGLEMHTKIHLGEEPFKCDICGKSYTAGQYLKAHQRRHTGEPLPSCDICGKKSMHMRRHRATHLHSSDRPRKCSICGKGYITKCALLAHTRTHSGERPHKCTVCGKSFLHQQGLDKHTKSHGKDLEGQKMGSTCG